The following coding sequences lie in one Myxococcus xanthus genomic window:
- a CDS encoding DUF5985 family protein → MMLKPMLNGAVAMAWLASALFFLRFWVQSKDRLFAFFALAFTMLAGNSVVAALLDADDERRHYIYVARLFAFLLILYAIWDKNRANRHGSG, encoded by the coding sequence ATGATGCTCAAGCCCATGCTCAACGGTGCGGTGGCGATGGCGTGGCTGGCGAGCGCGCTGTTCTTCCTGCGCTTCTGGGTCCAGTCGAAGGACCGGCTCTTCGCCTTCTTCGCGCTGGCCTTCACGATGCTGGCGGGCAACTCGGTGGTGGCGGCGCTGCTGGACGCGGATGACGAGCGGCGCCACTACATCTACGTGGCGCGGCTCTTCGCCTTCCTGCTCATCCTCTACGCCATCTGGGACAAGAACCGCGCGAACCGCCACGGCTCCGGGTAG
- a CDS encoding DUF5985 family protein, which produces MAEAVYILCALTSVACAVLLLRAYKRTGMRLLLWSGLCFVGMAVSNVLLFVDLVLLPATIDLYMPRLIATLSSASVLLYGLIWDAS; this is translated from the coding sequence ATGGCTGAAGCAGTCTACATCCTGTGTGCGTTGACGAGCGTGGCGTGTGCGGTGCTGCTGCTCCGCGCCTACAAGCGCACGGGCATGCGGCTGCTTTTGTGGAGTGGGCTGTGCTTCGTGGGCATGGCGGTCAGCAACGTGCTCCTCTTCGTGGACCTGGTGCTGCTGCCCGCCACCATCGACCTGTACATGCCGCGCCTCATCGCCACGTTGTCCAGTGCCTCTGTCCTGCTCTATGGCCTCATCTGGGACGCGTCCTGA
- a CDS encoding response regulator, with amino-acid sequence MSGAPTRERLPAIPAEPVCLLLVDDQPENLLALEATLAPLGQRLVTASSGREALRHLLTQDFAVILLDVVMPDMDGFETAQLIRERERSRGTPLIFLTGLSRGPHPELRGYAMGAVDYLLKPFEPAILRSKVSVFVELYRKTELVRRQAEALRDAQQREHARELLEAQRRVEAERLRSETNRNQQRWLEAVIAALPMPLALVEPGSGHTLLANRAAQGLAGGCLAYREARALHADARFLGADGRLLEDDALPLMRAARGEVFQASPVEWDVGGQRGSVLASSERLPRMHGRPETMVLGLLDVTALRAAARHDWLPLPLTEHIATLEAQGEDTGPLTRLIEVLRNLPGLSTASPGQEREEGSVPAEESSQAGNPPRPAR; translated from the coding sequence TTGAGCGGCGCGCCCACGCGCGAGCGCCTGCCGGCGATTCCGGCGGAGCCCGTCTGCCTGCTGCTGGTGGATGACCAGCCGGAGAACCTGCTGGCGCTGGAGGCGACCCTGGCGCCCCTGGGGCAGCGGCTGGTCACCGCGAGCAGCGGCCGCGAGGCGCTGCGTCACCTGCTGACGCAGGACTTCGCCGTCATCCTCCTGGACGTCGTCATGCCGGACATGGACGGCTTCGAGACGGCCCAGCTCATCCGCGAGCGGGAGCGCAGCCGCGGCACGCCCCTCATCTTCCTCACCGGGCTGTCGCGGGGGCCACATCCGGAGCTGCGCGGCTATGCCATGGGCGCGGTGGACTACCTGCTCAAGCCCTTCGAGCCGGCCATCCTGCGCTCCAAGGTGAGCGTCTTCGTGGAGCTGTACCGAAAGACGGAGCTGGTGCGGCGGCAGGCGGAGGCGCTGCGCGATGCCCAGCAGCGCGAGCACGCGCGGGAGTTGTTGGAGGCGCAGCGGCGCGTGGAGGCCGAGCGGCTTCGTTCAGAAACCAACCGGAACCAGCAGCGCTGGCTGGAGGCGGTGATCGCCGCGCTCCCCATGCCGCTGGCGCTGGTGGAGCCGGGGAGCGGCCACACCCTGCTGGCCAACCGGGCGGCGCAGGGGCTGGCGGGGGGCTGTCTGGCCTACCGCGAGGCGCGCGCGCTGCATGCGGACGCACGCTTCCTCGGCGCGGATGGACGGCTGCTCGAGGACGACGCGCTGCCGCTGATGCGTGCCGCGCGCGGCGAGGTGTTCCAGGCGTCTCCCGTGGAGTGGGACGTGGGCGGCCAGCGCGGTTCGGTGCTCGCTTCCAGTGAGCGGCTGCCTCGCATGCACGGACGCCCGGAGACAATGGTGCTGGGCCTCTTGGATGTGACGGCGCTCCGAGCCGCCGCTCGCCACGACTGGCTCCCCCTGCCGCTGACGGAGCACATCGCTACACTGGAAGCACAGGGGGAGGACACAGGCCCGCTCACCCGGCTCATCGAGGTGCTGCGGAACCTGCCGGGCTTGAGCACCGCGAGCCCCGGACAGGAACGCGAGGAGGGCTCCGTGCCAGCGGAGGAGAGCAGCCAGGCGGGCAATCCTCCTCGGCCCGCGCGCTGA
- a CDS encoding chemotaxis protein CheB, whose protein sequence is MNPLGLLVVGAPRCAAADVESVLALLPPHLPVPVVLALHRGPLDALAAPLGRRCAMPVVEPDDKDPLLPGAVYLAPAGYHLLVDRGCVSLSVEPPEHGQRPGLDALFESAADSHGPRAAGLLFAGHEDGGAGLQVLQARGARVAVVSALQTGGEGEEGEMEQLTVGSVGGWLARLAYVPRSKVLP, encoded by the coding sequence ATGAATCCCTTGGGCTTGCTGGTGGTGGGGGCGCCACGCTGCGCGGCGGCGGACGTGGAGTCGGTGCTGGCGCTGCTGCCTCCGCACCTGCCCGTGCCGGTGGTGTTGGCGCTACACCGGGGCCCACTGGATGCGCTGGCCGCGCCGCTGGGACGCCGCTGCGCGATGCCGGTGGTGGAGCCGGACGACAAGGACCCGCTGCTGCCCGGCGCCGTGTACCTGGCGCCCGCGGGCTACCACCTGTTGGTGGACCGGGGCTGCGTGTCCCTGTCCGTGGAGCCGCCCGAGCATGGGCAGCGGCCCGGCCTGGACGCGCTCTTCGAATCCGCGGCGGACAGCCATGGCCCCAGGGCCGCGGGGCTGCTCTTCGCGGGGCACGAGGATGGGGGGGCGGGCTTGCAGGTGCTCCAGGCGAGAGGCGCCCGGGTGGCCGTGGTGAGCGCGCTCCAGACGGGCGGAGAGGGTGAGGAGGGAGAGATGGAGCAATTGACGGTGGGTTCCGTGGGAGGGTGGCTCGCGCGGCTGGCCTATGTGCCGCGTTCCAAGGTGCTGCCTTGA
- a CDS encoding CheR family methyltransferase, which yields MTGPGARGAELEALEVDLLLEGVARKWGFDLRSRSRPQLLRRLRHHLREERLDSFSALQARVLHDAEALDALLRTLSCTPPALFAEAAFFRDFRTRVVPVLRTWPSVRVWHAGCGTGEDTYSLAILLQEEGLWGKCRLYASDASEGLLADARTGVLPLPTQEDAQRYLETGGKGDLSDYYTRDGNWALLQPRLRDGIFFTQHNLATDGSFNEFHVIVCRDTLLTFNRALHDHIHGRLFESLARFGFLCLGRKESLARTPHAGAYEMLEDRGRIFRRVA from the coding sequence ATGACGGGGCCCGGCGCGCGCGGCGCGGAGCTGGAGGCGCTGGAGGTGGACCTGCTGCTGGAGGGCGTGGCCCGGAAATGGGGCTTCGACCTGCGCAGCCGCTCCCGGCCGCAGCTCTTGCGGCGGCTGCGGCACCACCTCCGCGAGGAGCGGCTGGACAGCTTCTCCGCGCTCCAGGCCCGCGTGCTGCACGACGCCGAGGCGCTGGACGCGCTGCTGCGCACGCTGTCCTGTACGCCGCCCGCCCTGTTCGCGGAGGCCGCCTTCTTCCGCGACTTCCGCACCCGGGTGGTGCCCGTGCTTCGCACCTGGCCCTCCGTGCGGGTGTGGCACGCGGGCTGTGGCACCGGCGAGGACACGTACTCACTGGCCATCCTCCTCCAGGAGGAAGGGCTGTGGGGCAAGTGCCGGCTGTATGCGTCCGACGCGAGTGAAGGGCTGTTGGCGGACGCGCGCACCGGCGTGCTGCCGCTGCCCACGCAGGAGGACGCGCAGCGCTACCTGGAGACGGGCGGGAAGGGCGACCTCTCCGACTACTACACGCGCGACGGCAACTGGGCGCTGCTCCAGCCCCGGCTGCGCGACGGCATCTTCTTCACCCAGCACAACCTGGCCACGGATGGCTCGTTCAACGAGTTCCACGTCATCGTGTGCCGGGACACGCTGCTGACCTTCAACCGCGCACTGCACGACCACATCCACGGCCGTCTCTTCGAGAGCCTCGCCCGCTTCGGCTTCCTGTGCCTGGGGCGCAAGGAGTCGCTGGCGCGCACGCCGCACGCGGGGGCCTACGAGATGCTGGAGGACCGCGGTCGCATCTTCAGGAGGGTGGCATGA